A DNA window from Leptidea sinapis chromosome 39, ilLepSina1.1, whole genome shotgun sequence contains the following coding sequences:
- the LOC126976075 gene encoding pleckstrin homology-like domain family B member 1 isoform X4: MSKGNSKLLCCSGLISSSIEELQVRNSRTESTEDETRGDDSRPLSHASDFSRDNILSLSNAPRRSRRGTSNVSEWQRPLTRYLPVDRDDFDLRRHVESAGHQIELCPYVTLNSSSCRGYLHKLGAKFHTWSKRWFVFDRESKTFVYYWDKTEKKPRGGAYFQVIEEVYLDHGNTSKSPNPQTTFIVKTRQRRYYLMAPSGEAARIWIDVIFTGAQGYTEYLE; this comes from the exons CTCTGGTTTAATTTCGTCGTCTATTGAAGAG CTGCAAGTACGTAATTCTCGCACCGAATCCACAGAGGATGAGACCCGTGGAGACGACAGCAGACCGCTCAGCCATGCCTCGGATTTCAGCAGAGATAATATTT TATCCCTCAGCAACGCGCCTCGCCGCAGCCGCCGCGGTACCAGCAACGTTAGCGAATGGCAACGACCGCTCACGAGATATCTGCCTGTTGACAGAGACGACTTTGATCTGCGACGGCACGTCGAATCGGCCG GACATCAGATTGAGCTGTGCCCCTACGTGACACTGAACTCCAGCTCCTGTCGAGGATACTTACACAAGTTGGGAGCCAAGTTCCACACATGGTCAAAGAG GTGGTTTGTTTTTGACCGAGAGTCGAAAACGTTCGTGTACTACTGGGACAAGACAGAGAAGAAACCGAGGGGCGGAGCTTACTTCCAG GTAATAGAAGAAGTATATCTGGACCATGGCAACACTTCCAAATCGCCGAATCCACAGACAACGTTCATTGTCAAAACAAGACAAAGGAGGTATTACTTAATGGCGCCTTCGGGAGAGGCGGCCCGGATATGGATCGATGTTATATTCACTGGCGCTCAGGGATATACGGAATATCTGGAATGA
- the LOC126976075 gene encoding pleckstrin homology-like domain family B member 1 isoform X3 — protein sequence MSMWLTLVKTSRWRLDCTAEPILLQVRNSRTESTEDETRGDDSRPLSHASDFSRDNILSLSNAPRRSRRGTSNVSEWQRPLTRYLPVDRDDFDLRRHVESAGHQIELCPYVTLNSSSCRGYLHKLGAKFHTWSKRWFVFDRESKTFVYYWDKTEKKPRGGAYFQVIEEVYLDHGNTSKSPNPQTTFIVKTRQRRYYLMAPSGEAARIWIDVIFTGAQGYTEYLE from the exons ATGTCAATGTGGCTCACGCTGGTAAAAACATCGCGTTGGAGACTCGATTGTACAGCGGAACCTATTctt CTGCAAGTACGTAATTCTCGCACCGAATCCACAGAGGATGAGACCCGTGGAGACGACAGCAGACCGCTCAGCCATGCCTCGGATTTCAGCAGAGATAATATTT TATCCCTCAGCAACGCGCCTCGCCGCAGCCGCCGCGGTACCAGCAACGTTAGCGAATGGCAACGACCGCTCACGAGATATCTGCCTGTTGACAGAGACGACTTTGATCTGCGACGGCACGTCGAATCGGCCG GACATCAGATTGAGCTGTGCCCCTACGTGACACTGAACTCCAGCTCCTGTCGAGGATACTTACACAAGTTGGGAGCCAAGTTCCACACATGGTCAAAGAG GTGGTTTGTTTTTGACCGAGAGTCGAAAACGTTCGTGTACTACTGGGACAAGACAGAGAAGAAACCGAGGGGCGGAGCTTACTTCCAG GTAATAGAAGAAGTATATCTGGACCATGGCAACACTTCCAAATCGCCGAATCCACAGACAACGTTCATTGTCAAAACAAGACAAAGGAGGTATTACTTAATGGCGCCTTCGGGAGAGGCGGCCCGGATATGGATCGATGTTATATTCACTGGCGCTCAGGGATATACGGAATATCTGGAATGA